One segment of Comamonas thiooxydans DNA contains the following:
- a CDS encoding polymerase — MKQQQQRQPRLIGATGLGLLVLSYAIALPWLVRGEAVDLVPFLCALVFGCCLIRPVTLSFERASKRAKALAVTLLALLAAAIATAVAGGHAQSWLAHLRTMPRWQANHLFFLFFALLPLSKGIVVAVLNLISLAARGIRGNKP, encoded by the coding sequence ATGAAGCAGCAGCAACAGCGGCAACCCCGACTCATAGGAGCCACCGGCCTCGGCCTGCTGGTTCTGTCCTATGCGATAGCCCTGCCTTGGCTCGTGCGCGGCGAAGCCGTGGACCTGGTGCCTTTTCTCTGCGCCCTGGTCTTTGGCTGCTGTCTGATCCGTCCCGTCACGCTCTCCTTCGAGCGCGCATCCAAGCGTGCCAAGGCCCTGGCCGTCACGCTCCTGGCCCTGCTTGCCGCCGCCATTGCGACCGCCGTGGCCGGCGGCCATGCTCAAAGCTGGCTCGCACATCTGCGCACAATGCCGCGGTGGCAGGCCAACCACCTCTTCTTTCTGTTCTTCGCCTTGCTGCCGCTGAGCAAGGGCATCGTCGTCGCCGTGCTCAATCTCATCAGCCTGGCCGCGCGCGGTATCAGGGGCAACAAGCCTTAG
- a CDS encoding response regulator transcription factor produces MEEDRLLLLVEDDAAFARTLKRSFERRGYRVLHATSGEEVQLLLTQHRPQYAVMDLKLAGNASGLNCVQMLHLHNPDALIVVLTGYASIATAVEAVKLGACHYLAKPSNTDDIEAAFGRVEGRTDVEVSSQTTSIKTLEWEHIHETLAESGFNISEAARRLGMHRRTLARKLEKRQVK; encoded by the coding sequence ATGGAAGAAGACCGTTTACTGCTGCTGGTTGAAGATGACGCGGCATTTGCACGCACCCTCAAGCGCTCGTTCGAGCGCCGGGGCTACCGTGTGCTGCATGCCACCAGCGGCGAGGAAGTGCAGCTGCTGCTGACCCAGCACCGGCCGCAATATGCGGTCATGGACCTGAAGCTGGCCGGCAATGCCTCGGGCCTGAACTGCGTGCAGATGCTGCATCTGCACAACCCCGATGCGCTCATCGTCGTTCTCACCGGCTACGCCAGCATTGCCACGGCGGTTGAAGCCGTCAAGCTCGGCGCCTGCCACTACCTGGCCAAGCCCTCGAATACCGACGACATCGAAGCCGCCTTCGGGCGGGTCGAGGGCCGCACCGACGTGGAAGTCAGCAGCCAGACCACCTCCATCAAGACGCTGGAATGGGAGCATATTCACGAGACCCTGGCCGAGTCCGGCTTCAACATCTCCGAGGCCGCACGCCGCCTGGGCATGCACCGGCGCACTCTGGCGCGCAAGCTGGAAAAGCGCCAGGTCAAGTGA
- a CDS encoding ATP-binding protein codes for MSQISDSLFRVQRLTERQNMQLLIQLRWIAVVGQVVTISLVHYGFQIALPLLPMALVLVALVATNLAYIYWSQGLHRPVTSRSVFYALLADVLALTIQLYLSGGASNPFIYLYLLQGILSAVLLPAHYTWCVVAASFVGVMGLTLFHQPLHVQFVSQEGLPSLYVVGVLISFALTSILTIVFLTRIVENTRRRDKRISNMRQRASEEEHIVRLGLLATGAAHELGTPMATMSVILGDWQHMPALMQDEDLREDLQEMQRQLLRCKSIVSGVLLSAGETRAEGTESTTFASFVQGVVSHWQTHNSLQHFALHQQGVKDFAMLSDTALQQMICNLLDNALEASPDWVELTLSSDHDQIRIQVRDHGPGFDAAVLQQLGQCHVSTKQERPGRGLGLFLVTNVARALGGRVHAGNLPAQQGGGALVEVSLPQSALAI; via the coding sequence GTGAGCCAAATTTCCGATTCCCTGTTTCGCGTACAGCGCCTGACCGAGCGGCAGAACATGCAACTGCTGATTCAGTTGCGCTGGATTGCCGTGGTCGGCCAGGTCGTCACCATCTCGCTGGTGCACTACGGCTTTCAGATTGCCCTGCCCCTGCTGCCCATGGCGCTGGTGCTGGTGGCCCTGGTGGCCACCAACCTGGCCTATATCTACTGGAGCCAGGGCCTGCACCGCCCCGTGACCTCGCGCAGCGTCTTCTATGCGCTGCTGGCCGATGTGCTGGCCCTGACCATTCAGCTGTACCTGAGCGGCGGTGCCAGCAACCCCTTCATCTATCTGTATCTGCTGCAGGGCATTCTGAGCGCCGTGCTGCTGCCCGCCCATTACACCTGGTGTGTGGTCGCGGCCTCCTTTGTCGGCGTCATGGGCCTGACCCTGTTTCACCAGCCCCTGCATGTGCAGTTCGTCAGCCAGGAAGGCCTGCCCAGCCTCTACGTCGTGGGCGTGCTCATCAGCTTTGCGCTGACCAGCATCCTGACCATCGTCTTTCTGACCCGCATCGTCGAGAACACGCGCCGCCGCGACAAGCGCATCTCCAATATGCGCCAGCGCGCCAGCGAGGAAGAACATATCGTGCGCCTGGGCCTGCTGGCCACCGGCGCAGCCCACGAACTGGGCACACCTATGGCCACCATGTCCGTAATCCTGGGCGACTGGCAGCATATGCCGGCCCTCATGCAGGACGAGGATCTGCGCGAGGACCTGCAGGAAATGCAGCGCCAGCTGCTGCGCTGCAAGTCCATCGTCTCGGGCGTGCTGCTGTCCGCCGGCGAGACCCGGGCCGAAGGCACGGAAAGCACCACCTTTGCGAGCTTTGTGCAAGGCGTGGTCAGCCACTGGCAGACCCATAACAGCCTGCAGCACTTCGCACTGCACCAGCAGGGCGTGAAGGACTTCGCCATGCTCTCGGATACTGCATTGCAGCAAATGATTTGCAATTTGCTGGACAATGCCCTCGAAGCCTCGCCCGACTGGGTGGAACTGACCCTGAGCAGCGATCACGACCAGATACGCATCCAGGTGCGCGACCACGGTCCGGGCTTCGATGCCGCCGTGCTGCAGCAACTGGGCCAGTGCCATGTCTCCACCAAACAGGAGCGCCCCGGTCGCGGCCTGGGCCTGTTTCTGGTGACCAACGTGGCCCGCGCCCTGGGCGGCCGCGTTCATGCCGGCAATCTGCCGGCTCAGCAAGGCGGAGGCGCTCTGGTGGAGGTCAGCCTGCCCCAGTCCGCTCTCGCGATTTAA
- a CDS encoding SURF1 family protein yields MKNQSAARQRSPFAKAMLAFVGIALFLGFMALGTWQVQRRAWKLDLIERVEQRVHSAPVAVPEPGQWPQINAASHEYLPVKAQGQWLDRQSVLAKALTEAGAGFWLMTPLQLSDGTQVLVNRGFTPEKLRGQWLKQIAEAGPSAETVTVIGLMRMSEPGGGFLRKNDPANDQWYSRDVAAIAQAQGLSRPAPYFIDQGVPASNPAYARTEAGTEALRPGMTVIRFPNSHLVYALTWYGLAIMVLGAAWLVRRHDKAVAAS; encoded by the coding sequence ATGAAGAATCAGAGCGCTGCGCGGCAGCGCTCTCCCTTCGCCAAGGCGATGCTCGCGTTTGTGGGCATCGCCTTGTTTTTAGGGTTCATGGCTCTGGGCACCTGGCAGGTGCAGCGTCGCGCCTGGAAGCTCGATCTCATCGAGCGCGTCGAGCAGCGCGTGCACAGCGCCCCCGTAGCGGTTCCCGAGCCCGGCCAGTGGCCGCAGATCAATGCGGCCAGCCACGAGTACCTGCCCGTCAAGGCACAGGGCCAATGGCTGGACAGGCAAAGCGTGCTGGCCAAGGCCTTGACCGAGGCCGGCGCGGGCTTCTGGCTCATGACGCCGCTGCAGCTGAGCGATGGCACACAGGTACTGGTCAACCGCGGCTTCACGCCCGAGAAGCTGCGCGGCCAATGGCTCAAGCAGATTGCCGAAGCCGGGCCATCCGCCGAGACCGTCACCGTCATCGGCCTGATGCGCATGAGCGAGCCCGGCGGCGGCTTCCTGCGCAAGAACGATCCCGCCAACGACCAGTGGTACTCGCGCGATGTCGCCGCCATTGCCCAGGCCCAGGGTCTGAGCAGGCCCGCCCCCTACTTCATAGACCAGGGCGTACCCGCCAGCAACCCGGCCTATGCCCGGACAGAGGCTGGTACCGAAGCCCTGCGCCCTGGCATGACGGTCATCCGCTTCCCGAACAGCCATCTGGTCTATGCACTGACCTGGTATGGGCTGGCCATCATGGTGCTGGGAGCGGCCTGGCTGGTACGCCGGCATGACAAGGCAGTTGCCGCAAGCTGA
- the cyoD gene encoding cytochrome o ubiquinol oxidase subunit IV, with translation MSAHDIHAGHDDHHDHDDLHVTMGDYVKGFILAVILTAIPFYLVMNNIITDRTTAVAVLGLFAVIQVLVHMVYFLHMNGKIQGGWTMLSTIFTVIFLAIAISGTLWVMFHMNTNMMPGHEMHQAAGHADHAGHTAPAAVTP, from the coding sequence ATGAGCGCACACGATATCCACGCCGGTCATGACGATCACCACGATCACGACGACCTGCACGTCACCATGGGCGACTATGTGAAGGGCTTCATCCTGGCCGTCATCCTGACCGCCATCCCCTTCTACCTGGTCATGAACAACATCATCACCGACCGCACCACGGCTGTGGCCGTGCTGGGCCTGTTCGCGGTGATCCAGGTGCTCGTGCACATGGTGTACTTCCTGCACATGAACGGCAAGATCCAGGGCGGCTGGACCATGCTGTCCACCATCTTCACGGTGATCTTCCTGGCGATTGCCATCTCCGGCACGCTTTGGGTCATGTTCCACATGAACACCAACATGATGCCCGGTCATGAAATGCACCAGGCTGCAGGCCATGCAGATCACGCAGGTCACACGGCTCCCGCAGCTGTCACACCTTGA
- the cyoC gene encoding cytochrome o ubiquinol oxidase subunit III: MSNTHINAGGAAALATREYHLAHEPHPENGTSLGFWLYLMSDCLIFAALFATYGVLGRSYAGGPSGKDLFDLSLVAVNTAFLLMSSITFGFAMLQKQKKNVNGTLLWLAVTGLLGAAFLAVELYEFHHLIHQGATPQSSAFLSSFFTLVGTHGIHVTFGLVWLITLMIQIKKHGLINENVRRINCLSMFWHFLDVVWIGVFTFVYLMGVL; this comes from the coding sequence ATGTCTAATACACATATCAACGCTGGCGGCGCAGCCGCCCTGGCTACTCGCGAGTACCACCTCGCGCACGAGCCCCATCCGGAAAACGGCACCTCGCTGGGCTTCTGGCTCTACCTGATGAGCGACTGCCTGATCTTTGCCGCACTGTTCGCCACCTATGGCGTGCTGGGCCGCAGCTATGCAGGCGGCCCCTCGGGCAAGGATCTGTTCGACCTGTCGCTGGTCGCGGTCAACACGGCCTTCCTGCTGATGTCGTCCATCACCTTCGGCTTTGCCATGCTGCAAAAGCAGAAGAAGAACGTGAACGGCACGCTGCTGTGGCTGGCCGTCACCGGCCTGCTGGGCGCAGCCTTCTTGGCCGTGGAACTCTATGAGTTCCACCACCTGATCCATCAAGGTGCGACGCCTCAGAGCAGCGCCTTCCTGTCGTCCTTCTTCACGCTGGTGGGCACCCACGGTATCCACGTGACCTTCGGTCTGGTCTGGCTGATCACCCTGATGATCCAGATCAAGAAGCACGGCCTGATCAACGAGAACGTGCGCCGTATCAACTGCCTGTCCATGTTCTGGCACTTCTTGGACGTGGTCTGGATCGGTGTGTTCACCTTTGTGTATCTGATGGGGGTGCTGTAA
- the cyoB gene encoding cytochrome o ubiquinol oxidase subunit I: MSETTTPASHWLLGRITWDQIPMTHEPIVLLTFIAVVLGGLVVVGGITKFRLWAPLWNDWITSIDHKKIGIMYMILGLVMFLRGFADAVMMRLQQSMAFGDNMGYLPPHHYDQIFTAHGVIMIFFVAMPFVTGLMNYLVPLQIGARDVSFPFLNNFSFWMTTGGAVLVMISLFLGEFSTSGWLALSNLGHQSGSTGLDYYIWGLQVAGVGTTLSGINLIVTIIKMRAPGMNLMKMPVFTWTALCTNALIVASFPVLTAALVLMSLDRYVGTNFFTNELGGNPMLYVNLIWIWGHPEVYILILPCFGVFSEIVATFSRKRLFGYTSMVYATVCITILSYLVWLHHFFTMGSGASVNTFFGITTMIISIPTGAKIFNWLFTMYRGRIRFSVPMLWTVGFMVTFAIGGMTGVLLAVPPADFVLHNSLFLIAHFHNVIIGGVVFAVFAGINYWFPKAFGFRLNEFWGKASFWFWLVGFWVAFTPLYILGLMGVTRRANHFDDPSLQIWFIIAACGAALIAAGIGCFFIQLAVSIWKRDELRDVTGDPWEGRTLEWATSSPPPQYNFAFTPVVHDIDAWTDMKKHGYQRPLSGFEPIHMPANTGAGVVIAGLSTVLGFALIWHMWPLVIASFAATILASIIHTFNYKRDYYIPAAEVATSEEARTKQLAAAHV; this comes from the coding sequence ATGTCTGAAACAACAACCCCGGCCTCCCACTGGCTGTTGGGCCGTATCACATGGGACCAGATTCCCATGACGCATGAGCCCATCGTGCTCTTGACCTTTATTGCCGTGGTGCTTGGCGGCCTCGTCGTGGTCGGCGGCATCACCAAGTTCCGCCTCTGGGCTCCGCTGTGGAACGACTGGATCACCTCCATCGACCACAAGAAGATCGGCATCATGTACATGATCCTCGGTCTGGTCATGTTCCTGCGCGGCTTTGCCGATGCCGTGATGATGCGTCTGCAGCAGTCCATGGCCTTCGGCGACAACATGGGCTACCTGCCTCCTCACCACTACGACCAGATCTTCACGGCCCACGGCGTGATCATGATCTTCTTCGTGGCGATGCCCTTCGTGACCGGCCTGATGAACTACCTGGTTCCTCTGCAGATCGGCGCACGTGACGTGTCCTTCCCGTTCCTGAACAACTTCAGCTTCTGGATGACCACCGGCGGCGCCGTGCTGGTGATGATCTCCCTGTTCCTGGGCGAGTTCTCCACCTCCGGCTGGCTGGCTCTGTCCAATCTGGGGCATCAGAGCGGCAGCACGGGTCTTGACTACTACATCTGGGGCCTGCAGGTCGCCGGTGTGGGCACGACCTTGTCAGGTATCAACCTGATCGTGACCATCATCAAGATGCGCGCTCCCGGCATGAACCTGATGAAGATGCCCGTCTTCACCTGGACTGCCCTGTGCACCAACGCCCTGATCGTGGCCTCCTTCCCCGTGCTGACCGCAGCCCTGGTGCTGATGTCGCTGGACCGCTACGTCGGCACCAACTTCTTCACGAACGAGCTGGGCGGCAACCCCATGCTGTACGTGAACCTGATCTGGATCTGGGGCCACCCCGAGGTCTACATCCTGATCCTGCCCTGCTTCGGCGTGTTCTCCGAAATCGTGGCAACGTTCAGCCGCAAGCGCCTGTTCGGCTACACCTCGATGGTCTACGCCACCGTGTGTATCACCATCCTGTCCTACCTGGTGTGGCTGCACCACTTCTTCACCATGGGCTCGGGTGCCAGCGTGAATACCTTCTTCGGTATCACCACGATGATCATCTCCATCCCCACGGGCGCGAAGATCTTCAACTGGCTGTTCACCATGTACCGCGGTCGCATCCGCTTCTCGGTGCCCATGCTGTGGACGGTTGGCTTCATGGTCACCTTCGCCATCGGCGGCATGACCGGCGTGCTGCTGGCCGTGCCTCCCGCAGACTTCGTGCTGCACAACTCGCTGTTCCTGATCGCCCACTTCCACAACGTGATCATCGGCGGCGTGGTGTTTGCCGTGTTTGCCGGCATCAACTACTGGTTCCCCAAGGCTTTCGGCTTCCGACTCAACGAGTTCTGGGGCAAGGCTTCGTTCTGGTTCTGGCTGGTCGGCTTCTGGGTTGCCTTCACTCCCCTGTACATCCTGGGTCTGATGGGCGTGACCCGCCGTGCCAACCACTTTGACGATCCTTCGCTGCAGATCTGGTTCATCATCGCTGCCTGCGGTGCTGCCCTGATCGCTGCCGGTATCGGCTGCTTCTTCATCCAGCTGGCCGTGTCCATCTGGAAGCGCGACGAGCTGCGTGACGTGACCGGCGACCCATGGGAAGGCCGCACACTGGAATGGGCCACTTCTTCGCCCCCTCCCCAGTACAACTTCGCCTTCACCCCCGTGGTGCACGACATCGACGCCTGGACCGACATGAAGAAGCATGGCTATCAGCGTCCGCTGAGCGGCTTCGAGCCCATCCACATGCCCGCCAATACCGGCGCTGGCGTGGTGATTGCCGGCCTGTCCACCGTTCTGGGCTTTGCTCTGATCTGGCACATGTGGCCTCTGGTGATCGCTTCGTTCGCCGCGACCATCCTGGCCTCGATCATTCATACCTTCAACTACAAGCGTGACTACTACATCCCTGCGGCCGAAGTGGCCACATCGGAAGAAGCACGTACCAAGCAGCTTGCAGCAGCCCATGTCTAA
- the cyoA gene encoding ubiquinol oxidase subunit II, with protein MLKIKEIRGPAWLSAAALTATLAGCSKAVVLNPAGDVAKQQGDLVITATLLMLLIIVPVIFLTLLFAWKYRQSNTEAKYDPEWHHSTALELVIWTVPLLIIIALGAITWISTHKLDPYRPLDRISATKALDPNVKPLEIQVVSLDWKWLFFYPEQGIATVNEVAAPVDRPIHFKLTSTHTMNAFYVPDLAGMIYTMPGMQTELNAVINKPGVYGGKSSHYSGAGFAGMTFKFHGLENEQFDQWVAKAKTEGKALTRDAYIDLAKPSERNPVERFASVDEGLYHKVLNRCVEDGKMCMNEMMAIDAAGGKPPAHHSKTSSVTLPLDVCTSKDADRVVALLDEVAASGAVAQQ; from the coding sequence ATGTTAAAAATCAAGGAAATCCGTGGGCCCGCGTGGCTCTCAGCGGCCGCTTTGACCGCAACCCTCGCAGGTTGCAGCAAGGCCGTCGTCCTCAACCCAGCTGGCGATGTCGCCAAGCAGCAAGGCGATCTGGTCATTACGGCCACTTTGCTGATGCTGCTCATCATCGTCCCCGTCATCTTTTTGACGCTGCTGTTTGCCTGGAAATACCGCCAGTCCAACACCGAAGCCAAGTACGACCCCGAATGGCACCACTCCACTGCGCTGGAGCTGGTGATCTGGACGGTTCCCCTGCTCATCATCATCGCTTTGGGCGCCATTACCTGGATCAGCACCCACAAGCTCGACCCCTATCGTCCCCTGGACCGCATCTCCGCCACCAAGGCTCTGGACCCCAACGTCAAGCCTCTGGAGATCCAGGTCGTGTCTCTGGACTGGAAATGGCTGTTCTTCTACCCGGAGCAAGGCATTGCCACCGTCAACGAAGTGGCTGCCCCGGTGGATCGCCCCATCCACTTCAAGCTGACCTCCACCCACACCATGAACGCGTTCTACGTTCCTGATCTGGCCGGCATGATCTACACCATGCCCGGCATGCAGACCGAGCTGAACGCCGTGATCAACAAGCCCGGTGTCTATGGCGGCAAGTCCTCCCACTACAGCGGCGCTGGTTTTGCAGGCATGACCTTCAAGTTCCACGGCCTGGAAAACGAGCAGTTTGATCAGTGGGTTGCCAAGGCCAAGACCGAAGGCAAGGCTCTGACACGCGATGCCTATATCGATCTGGCCAAGCCCAGCGAGCGCAACCCCGTTGAACGCTTCGCCAGCGTGGACGAAGGCCTGTACCACAAGGTCCTCAACCGCTGCGTGGAAGACGGCAAGATGTGCATGAACGAAATGATGGCCATCGACGCCGCCGGCGGCAAGCCACCTGCACACCACAGCAAGACCTCCAGCGTGACCCTGCCCCTGGATGTCTGCACTTCCAAAGACGCTGACCGCGTTGTCGCCCTGCTCGACGAAGTCGCCGCCTCCGGAGCTGTCGCACAGCAATAA
- a CDS encoding MFS transporter encodes MTSMNPSVGLTQQDYENSETLAYADTDEDVTPGEIAVGVIIGRSSEYFDFFVFGIACVLVFPSLLFPYLSKLDGTLAAFAIFSLAFVARPVGTALSMAVQRRWGRATKLTLALLLLGVCTVGMTFLPSFETAGMKAVWALVILRIGQGLALGGSWDGLPSLLAMSAPPNKRGWYSMIGQLGAPLGFIIAAALFAYLYSSLTADEFMSYGWRYPFCVAFAINVVALFARLRLVVGQSYTQLLQERELEPISVTSLMANEGRNVMIGAFAALASFALFHLVTVFPLSWISMYSDQSMTEVLVVQIIGALLAGAAIMLSGWLADRVGRRNTLGTMACLIGIFSFLAPWLLGSGSTGNNVFILVGFVLLGLSYGQASGTVTSNFSSRYRYTGAALSTDMAWLIGAAFAPLVALGVSAKFGLVALGIYLLSGALCTLAALGINRAIEARDQ; translated from the coding sequence ATGACAAGCATGAACCCGTCCGTTGGTCTTACTCAGCAAGACTATGAGAACTCGGAAACCCTGGCCTATGCGGATACCGACGAGGATGTGACCCCTGGCGAGATTGCCGTGGGGGTGATCATCGGGCGCTCTTCCGAGTACTTTGACTTCTTCGTGTTCGGCATCGCCTGCGTGCTGGTGTTTCCCTCGCTGCTGTTTCCCTATCTATCCAAGCTCGACGGCACGCTGGCCGCGTTTGCCATCTTCTCGCTGGCCTTTGTGGCCCGCCCCGTGGGCACGGCGCTTTCCATGGCCGTGCAGCGCCGCTGGGGTCGTGCCACCAAGCTGACTCTGGCGCTGCTATTGCTGGGCGTGTGCACGGTGGGCATGACCTTTTTGCCCAGCTTTGAGACAGCCGGCATGAAGGCCGTCTGGGCGCTGGTGATCCTGCGCATCGGCCAGGGCCTGGCGCTGGGTGGTTCCTGGGACGGCTTGCCTTCGCTGCTGGCCATGTCGGCGCCGCCGAACAAGCGCGGCTGGTACTCGATGATCGGCCAGCTCGGGGCGCCGCTGGGATTCATCATTGCGGCAGCGCTGTTTGCCTATCTGTACTCCAGCCTGACGGCCGACGAGTTCATGAGCTATGGCTGGCGCTACCCCTTCTGCGTGGCCTTCGCCATCAACGTGGTGGCGCTGTTTGCGCGCCTGCGTCTGGTCGTGGGTCAGTCCTATACCCAGCTTCTGCAGGAGCGTGAGCTGGAGCCCATCAGCGTGACCAGTCTCATGGCCAACGAAGGCCGCAATGTGATGATCGGTGCTTTTGCCGCGCTGGCCAGCTTTGCGCTGTTCCATCTGGTGACCGTGTTCCCGCTGTCCTGGATTTCCATGTACTCCGACCAGTCCATGACGGAAGTGCTGGTGGTGCAGATCATCGGTGCACTCCTGGCGGGCGCGGCCATCATGCTCTCGGGCTGGCTGGCGGACCGAGTGGGGCGTCGCAACACCCTGGGCACCATGGCCTGCCTGATCGGCATCTTCAGCTTCCTGGCGCCCTGGTTGCTGGGCAGCGGCAGCACCGGCAACAATGTGTTCATCCTGGTGGGCTTTGTGCTGCTGGGCCTATCCTACGGCCAGGCATCGGGCACGGTGACTTCCAACTTCTCGTCGCGCTACCGTTACACCGGTGCAGCCCTGTCCACGGACATGGCCTGGCTCATCGGTGCGGCGTTTGCGCCTCTGGTGGCCTTGGGTGTCTCGGCAAAATTCGGTCTGGTGGCTCTGGGTATCTATCTGCTGTCGGGCGCCTTGTGCACGCTGGCGGCACTGGGCATCAACCGTGCCATCGAGGCGCGCGACCAATAA